From the Hevea brasiliensis isolate MT/VB/25A 57/8 chromosome 13, ASM3005281v1, whole genome shotgun sequence genome, the window TCTTTTATTTAAGTTCTGAGTGAGGGCTTAAAACAAAGATGTTATGAACTAATGTGAGTGGGGGAAACATACGAAAGttaaatctgaaaaaaaaaaaaaaaaaaaaagagagggggCAGGaagagaacaaaaaaaaaaaaaaagatataaaaCATATGCTTATTGTTGGAATCCATGCTCCCTCTGATTTTTATGAACTAACTAGGTTAATAAGAATTTTGAATATTAGCATTTTTCTGATATGTATTTTACCACTTGGCATCTTCTCATAGATTGGTGAATGTGAGGACGTTTGGTGGAGACCTAACTTTGAGGCGACCACGCatctatattgccttgcccacaTAACAAAGCCTAAGATTATCAAACTAAGGAAATTTGCATGTAGGAGTCCTACAAAATCGGGGATAAGGTAAAGAGTGCTAAATTTAACAACTTTGACAATCTTCCTCTTAAGCTAGCTTTGAGAGTCGAGTTGTCTCGATTTTGAGCCGCTCACAAACATTTTGTCCTATAAACTTCACACATGCTTAGGTGTGAGGGAATTTATTGTCCTACATCAACTCGGTATAAAGTAAAAGCATCAAGACTTAGGCAATTCTCCTAAAAAGAAAGCTAAAACTAGACCTGATCTATTTTCTCTACTGAATGATTATATTTATCTACTTTTCTGCCCATTTTTGCCAACACAGGGTGCAAGAAGCGTTTCCTTGTTCACTTATGTGAAAGAGAGTACGTCGTGCCCGAAAATTTAAAACTTCTTGCTGTCCCATTGTTTGAACTCTATGACAATATGAAGGTATGGTCATGCCGGAGTGTCTGCTAACTTTGAATTTTGATTTGCTGTTTCACTTTATGAAATATTACACAATTTTAAATGCTGGATGGACTTTGCATAATGACTTAAGACTGGTGCATGTTAGGATGAAGCCCGGGCAAAGCACTGCATAGGGTTCTTTGTTATTTTTCTTTGGAAACTGATTAAGTGCATGTGCTTACGTGCACACAAGTTATCAGCTGTTGCATTGGAATCTTTCATCTGATCCAACAGTTGAAAATTCAATGCATATGAAAGTTCATTTGACTGAATTATTTCCTTTGATCTTTAGGGCGCCCCCCAACTTCCTTTCTTCACTGAAAGCATGCTTAACAGTACGTGCAGTGGAATGCTTCATCCTTGATTCTTCAACTTCTGCTTTTTGTTGGCTCCACTCTTCTACCCCTAGTTGCTTCTTTTAACATGGCATATATGACCTTTTTGTCCCCCAGCTCTAGTCGGTTTGCTGagaaagaaataatattttatttcgtAACTGAATTTTCAAGTTAATGGTACCTCATAAGACATTTTTAAGTTGGTTGATTAGGTATCCAATGTAGTGAATGATTGTCGTGCTTCATCTTTATATTTGGTGGTATTCAACTTTTGCTAAGTCATTGGCTTCAGTCGTGGCCTTCGTATCAAGCAGAAAATCTTCATAGCATCTTTAGTTCTTCCGTTGATGGCTAAAGATTTTATCATAAAATTCCAGCCAAAAACATCTTTGTTTGGAAAAAACTGACAAACTTCTAATTGACATCTCTACAATGAGCATACATTTCTGTGAGAGCAGTCCCTACCATGACTTCCATTGAGAGAAGTGTCCAACTAGATCTCCTAAGTTTGAACATGCTGACAAAACAGAACCAATGGTATATCCATCCGGAATCACACCTTCTGATTGCATTTGGACAAAAATATTCAATGCTTCGACAAATTTCCCATGTTTGGTATAACTAGAAATCACTGAATTCCCAGAAAGCACATTCCTATGTAGCATTTTCTCAAAAAGCTGCTTCAAGGTCGCCTGTATCAGCATGCGCTCCTTTCATCAAAGTCCAAGAAACAACGTTTTTCTCTGCATTCACCCACACATTTCTCTTGCAttttctacatttccagtttttaCACAACCTGAAATCATAGACTTCCACGAAACATCCTATCTGGCATAACTTCGAACAACCGTCTCGCATACCATGGAAAATCTTGCGAAAATCATCGAGCTGGCATCACGTGGAAactcatatatatttattatttattattattttattttaattaactaacaataatttaataaaatataaaaaaatatattttattgaatggtctacttatttatttttaaatatatatattatttttgaaattaaacatATATTTGTAATCTGAACAATCCAgttcaataataatttttatttgattttatttaccCTAATAatttcttctgctaaactttgctcttaaAACCTGTTTgccacctcctttttctatcaaatactctaaacagagaatccctaaatttttacttctctattctgttttcaaggtaaaaattcttattctttattcaataatgggagaatttgattttatattctttccttgatttgttacaactactctagaaatttattttctcttagactattgatattgaattgggttgatcatgattCTTGTGAGATAGTAACCTtcaatttagattatatatatatatattaaagttattttatttttttattatttgatatttttctttaatattttaggtgtgtaggagatttgaatatttaatcagtcaattgaaattgtctatcttttattgaatttagctattgttttggaggttccaggtgagtggtaattatagtacatgacacTGTTTTAGTTCCTTTTAAAATTTCTCAGATTAAATTTGTtatcaaatgaaattttaaatcagtattttaacaattattttacatgtgattttctagagttttattttattattgaattttatttcgattttgattaaataattgattttgtcaactatctcttaGAGCCATTAGAATTCCGAGAACAGgcctttaatatatttatattgattgatatttgactataaaattgacCGATGTAttacactgaattgatttgaaattgatttgattttattgactctctgaaattattgaaataaactattgaaATTGCACTATCAGCTATTATtttctatctgaaattttttattgattttaattgatttgtacaaattgattttctgttttgaattggtacctgtgtctagtatctgtttctgttatttgGCCCCACCGTgtagactatcacggtattaggttgcattgtcgagtcatgcatcattacaATTTATGGTTTGTATTAGTATCATatacattgatatctgtgaaggaggagggaagtatctaatatctggtaatgcgcttaccatctgacctttggtgatgtggggtatcatcaccctggtgcactgtaacataaaatttttaatgaatgaatttcttttatatatatgttttatgaaattattttattaatgattttgacagcatgagcatgattttattgaatagaaaatttattatgaaattaatcaagcgtctgtctGTTCCTGTTCCGTTgtatgctataattatcattcactgagtattagctcaaaccacgttttctctgtctgttatctgtttcagatcagtagaattctgcagctgatccaaatattcagtccattttctggagagagacaatctttgatttgttctcatggtatgcccgaattcatgtttcctctggctaataattaatttagtttattgaacagtttaagttttatttgaaatctgtagagactctacagtttacttatgggatatttatgatgtttattcagtattttgtttatttggactttgtctatttttttttattagtaagtgacaatatatttattcaagatactctgataaagcgtgcatgatttaaaaatacttaaatCATGCGCCGGTCACGGCTCAGAATTTCGGGTCGTGACACATCTCTTAACTTGTAATTCTCGGGCATACACATGTGAAGAGAGGCAGGCATTTTTGTATACATGTTAAAAAGGAATGAGCGCTTGCAAAGCTGGACTCAAATTCAGACTTTAATATGGGAATGCACTCTCTTCCCTTTTCTATAGTGGCCCAGTTCGCAGCAGGAGTTTAACACATGATTATCCTCTGATCATGACTTTCCATAGCAAGATTTCTGTGTTAAAATCATGACCCATGTGGAAGAAGATGAGATTTGAATATTCCCCAATTCTGAGCTTCGACGAGGGAATTTGCAGAAGAATTGGATGCATTGGGTGGGAGAAGCTGTAACGATGAAGGCATGGATTTGTTTCAGATGTTGGAATATACATTTTggctataaatttgaaattttcagtTGTAAAATTACTGAATTATGAGGCATACGTAGATTATCAGATTTTTAACTTTCAATCGAAAGTGGAAAATTCCTACTGAAAACTCATAGACATGAACGTCCACGATCAGAGCGGCCAAGAATGGATCTTTCCCTGCTCAATCCAGCGAAATGAAACCGTAGGGCAGGTCCTTTCAGTGGGATAGCTTGAGTTTGTTCGTCGCAAGAATCATGCAGTAAATGATAGGGTTATCTTTCTTGAGGAAACCATGGAAAATGAAGCTCCATGAACCAGTAGGATCAAAATCCAAGTCAAGAAGAAGATCAGGTTGTCAAATATCTGTGGTATATGGCGACGATATTTAAGACGAAATGCTGAATTTGTCATCCGTTGTCTTATTTAACGATGTACTGTGACGAACAATTTCGTCTCCTTATACTTTTGGCGACAATTATCTAAGTTTTAGGAACGATTGCTTTTTGTCGCAAAAAATATAAGTTGATGATCTTCAATCATATCAAAaacaaaaaaaacatattatttgtttaaaatataaaaatattaatcgtGCTTAGCTTAGTaagttttttataatttaatttctcataaaaatacaTATAATAACAGTTACTTTTTTCTTAAATATGTTTTACTAAATTCTTTTAATTAAGGATTATTTCTTAGGATAATGTGTTTAGGTTTAGCTTATTTCTTCATAAAAGCTTTTGCTTTTGGaaatccttttatatatatatatatatatatatatatatttcctccCCCAATCCCCATAGCAAATATAGAAATTCAAGCTAGCTAGTAGCTAGCTAGGTTGAAGAAGCAATAGTTATATAAGAATATATTATTCTCAATATACAGGAGTAAAAGCGGCTGCGTAATATGAAAACGAATTTCGACGCCGCTTAGCATTGTGAAGTAAAAAatcatttttcaaattttaaatatttttataattaaaatatattaaatttaattttaagttaatttttaatattatctaattaatatattttaagaaTATATTTGGAGAAATTTAACCTATTAATTTTTTACAAAATATATAAGAtcttagttaattttttttaattatttgatttgattaaaatcaaattttatatattatattaaaatctACAATAATATAAAATACTTTTACTATGATTTAACCTCGAAATTCCATATAATTATGTTGGCTCCTTCCTTCGAAATGCATGGTATTTCTATTGATAAATCAAGGTTGGGGATGGTGAACTCAACCTTATTAATTAAGGATTAAACAACATAAGCACAAAACGTCGATTAATTAAACACAattagtaattaaattaaaattgacaaTGACCCTAATTGAACAAAAATATGTTTTAGGTATCCTTATTAATACCAATCATAtgcaaattaatataatatttcatACGTATGTAGTTGTCTGTTTCTGTATAAATATTAATTGGAGTTCATACATGTAATTATACACTacactaataataataaaatatggtaaatattttattaatcagATGACAATGATTGCAGGTTTATAATATAGCCATTGACATTCGATAAACTTGCACACTTGACTTGAGTAGGTTTGATTATGCCTCTCTaaataatatcatttattcattcatcatCATTGAATGGTAGGAACATTGAGGGTTGATACCATGCTTgccataattaatttttattttgttttttctttaaaaaaaattgaggGTTGTTAAGAGTTCTTAAACAGAAAGAATGAGTGTGTTTGTTTTGAAAGGTAACTTAGCAAAGAAGAGCAGCTAATGACGTAATTTATAGTGTCATTATCGCTAGGTTATGCAAGTAACCTTTTAACAAGTAGCAGCTCCCTATTGAACAGACGGCTTCCCTTCCAATTCTTTTATTCAGCAATCGCTTTCTGTATTAATCCCACTGTCCTTTTACATTATTCTTAACTCTCCTTCAAATTcaattattttggtattttaaagAAATATTGAAATAAAACAAGAATAAAGGTGCATTCATAAGTACTTCCTCAGTGATTCTTGTTCTCTGAAAGGGGAACATGTCAAAGGCTTTCAAATAGAATAAATGGACAGCAAATCAGAAATTCTCATAAAATTATAATTGAAGCTCAAAAATTGctgaaattataattattattggcCAACCAACTGATGAAATTGGATTGGCTTTAGGGATTgacttatatttaattaaagctTAAGTAGCTTGCTGCCTTAAAATATTGGAATCAACTTGGACAAACAAAACTGTGTTTCAAGTCATCATTGACAATTTATTGATGGCCGGTGAATAGAAAAAATTTCTAATTATTAAAGGTTAATTATTTGGATTGTTACTGATCATCAATTAGAAATACTTTAAACAAacttaattttgaaaataaatttggaATTTAATGCATTGAGGAAATTTCATGTTCTACCATGTTTTTTATTTAACTATTCCACTTGAAAGTTTCCTAAATAAACAATAAGTTTCTTTAAATGTGTTTTGCTTTTCACCTGTGATATCACGACTCAGCTTTTACACACTTGCAAAATGTATCAAACTTCTTTCACATTTAATTTTTGTGGAAAATTGACTGTTGATTAATTTAGCAACAAATCTTATCCTATACCAACAAGAAGTGGCATTGCATCCTTTTAATAGAGAACCTCTCCAAATTAACCATTGTATTAAAGATGTTCATAATTGGTTAGGTAAACAAAACATATGTAAAACATCCAACACTTGAACCTGTTGCATATATAAAAGAATTCAGTCTTCTCTGTTTACAGCACAAGCTAGCTAGGTCAATGATGGCTCTTTATGTTTTGTtagtataatttatttttattaaaatttgaacatgaaattttataatattagatATAACTTCAATActacttaattaaaatttatcggtGATACCTTTATAATTATACGTATGGTTAGGTGACAAAGGGtacataatatatataaaacTCTGAAATTCAACTACAACAAATCCCATTTTGATCATGTCAACCTTTTCCATTTTGGCACCTGGAATATTAGAATTTTTAATGCATTTTCTAGCCTTTTATTAGGAAGAAGCATATGTCTCCATaacttattttcctttttaaaatGCAAATACAATCTGTCAAAGGATCAAAACAGTTATACTAATAATGATTAAGAAGATGTTTCCAAATATCAAAGCCTTTGATTTTGTGTTGTGTTGTCTCTTGTCCCACAATGATTATATATTTTCCATTTTACATATATTCTTAGAGACCAACCATAGTACTACATCTGAGACGATAATCTCAAATATCTTGGAGTAGCTGTTcagaatctcaaatatttcaataATACAATATAAATTAAAGTGCTctcttttttataaaaatataacataGATTCTTTTTTTAATGTAAATAACAGATATCGCATGTAATTATATCATAAAACTCAATATCGCATAATGTTAAACTCAATATTAATTGCATGTATAAAACTGTGATAAGATAatatcataaataaaattttatgcaaTGCATACATTTTTAGCTTTTCTGATTTGGTTAAAAGTCAGAACCTTTACACGAAAGGATATTGTAGAAAAAAACAAAATCTATCTAATAATggtgttataaattaaaatttatatactttattattacatactttaaaaattgaggtattatttatataatttatcctatatttattattaaacacTATTGAAAGACCTAAACATTTTTTACAGAATTACACATATAATACTCAATTTGTAATTTATATGTAAcgaatttttttatttagatttggttaattgtgaacctaagaaataagatatatagtGTGATTCAATTATTAagcatataaattttatatatataaattttaagttcATAAGAGACTGAATTTAAATAAGAAATTCTCTACACATAACTAATTACAAATAAGGAGGATGAAATGAGAATCAAACAAACTAATAAATATATCTTTACCCATTAAGTCATCACATCAATGATAAGTTTAAGATTTATTCAAATTGAAAATTGCAATTATTATCAGGCTAAAACGGTAATTAAGTTTGGAGAGAGAGTTAGCTTCCAATGAGAtaactataattaaaaaaaaaaattatgattgtgTTTTTAGGTGAAGAGAATACGAGCATCCGGTAGGTGTAGATGAGCATTGCGGTTGTAGCTAGCTAGCTAGGCAGGTGGTCCAAGGAGCACCACAAATATTTATCAAAGTAAGCTCCTCCTATATTAGGTTTTAATAAGTCAATCAAGTATACAGTAAGTAGCCCCAGTTTAGATAAATTTTTATTCCCCATGCCAATGGGATTATGCATCTTCATAGTTTTAGCCTTTAATTCCACCAAAATTTAGGATTATACTTTTAATGTGTGTGGTCTATTTCTATATTAGtccattttcaatttttaatgaaattgaaaatattaaaaaatatttttttattagtaaaatattatattttaattcaattttgattaaatgaattaaactataacaaaatattttgattttaattaaattactaaAATTACAAATTTACTCAAATGTTTGAATATGTTATAATTAAACCATATAgatatatataaaagaattaaTTGATTGTAATTTGTAATTTTGAATTTCACATATTTTTATGATAAATAGAGGTTTGggatttgattaaaaaaattaaaaagaggttttttttttgaaaagaaagaaagtgattcCATTAAAAAAATtccttttgaaaattaaaataaatcatttaaaataaaagaattcaaaataattttcatacaatcatgcacaaattttatttcttttaagataaattatttttttttgaaattaaaaaaattaaattttttattttaaatatgaaaattgataaaaaaaaattaaattaaatttttacaaaattcagGAAATTGTTATATTCCCTTTTGATTTATTGGTTTAGAAATTTTAAGTTTCAACTATTGGACCCTCTACAAGGATATTAATTActactattatttttataaaaaaaaaaaagtttttccttttcttttcatttaaataTATGCTTTATAGTTCAATTCTTTTGTGGTATTTTTAATATGGTAGACCTTAACTAATATTTGCTTTATATACCAAAGCCTTTATGGTCGCTGTTCATTGCATCTACACTCATCAAAaagattctctctctctctctctctctctctcagaagCAAGTCATAGCTTGTCATTATCAGCTCCATTTCCCTTTCTGTGGGTGAATGGGTTGCAGGTCTTCAGACAAGCCAAAGCCAAAGCCAAAGCACAGGAAGGGCTTGTGGTCACCTGAAGAAGACCAAAGGCTCAGAAACTACGTCCTCAAACATGGCCATGGCTGTTGGAGCTCCGTCCCCATTAACGCCGGTGAGTTTACTGCGACTCCATTCATTATCTTTATCTGCGGGCACTGCACATCACTTTCAGAATTTAAAAATTTGATTGCATATGGTTTATATATTTTACGTATGCAGCATTGCACAACACAGGCCTATTTGTAGTCATGCATGTTCTTATATATTTCTTGGAAATGGAAATCATTCAGGAATTTCCTCCCTGATCTAATCTTGGATAAACACTTGTTTTAATTGCAGAATTGGTTGGAATAATTTTcagatttaattataatatttttttataatatataatcaaTATGTCATAATGTCATTTTTTACTCTGATATTTTTTTAACCACCTTTAATTTCTACAGAGAATTTTCTTTATAAAGGTCAATTTTTTGCAACGTCACAAAAACAATTTTttggggatttttttttttttaattttgggaATTATTTTGATGGGAGCCCGAGTATGTGTTCTTATATACCAGATCGTAGCATGATGAAACCTCTTATTTTGTATGTATGGACAGTTAGCTAAGCTCAAGAGATTGAAATTTGAAAAAGACTTTTAGTTacaatgactaaaataccctatCATATAGTTGacttatttattttctttctctGTTTGTGCATGCAGGTCTGCAGCGGAACGGGAAGAGCTGCCGATTGAGATGGATTAATTACTTGAGACCAGGACTAAAACGAGGCATGTTTTCTTTACAAGAGGAAGAAACAATCCTCACCCTCCATCGCTTGTTAGGCAACAAGTAAGCAAgaacattaatttttcatttacttTTAATTAATGCACTTCTAATTATTTCTTTAATACGCGTAAATAATACACAAAAAATTTCTTACTTAAATTATATTCATCATTAAATCAAGACACATTATATATGTAAAACTCAAACCCATTGATTAAAATACTCGAATTTATATATTTatggatcaagttttggtgagaatTTATCAAGTTATATAGGTCAATCCTCTACAATTAGGATAGTCCACCCCCATCACTCCCCCTCCCCCAACCTatgaataagtaaataaattcttTAATATACCTTTGTGATTTGTAATTGAGTAGGTGGTCTCAAATAGCACAGCATTTGCCTGGAAGAACAGATAATGAGATAAAGAACTACTGGCATTCCCATTTGAAGAAAAAGGTGCTCAAAGCTGATCAAGCAATGGAGGAAGCGAACACAAGCTCAGATAATTTGGAACCAAATTCTCCCAATAAACTCACAATAACGCAAACTCCAAATTATGAATCATTGTTGATGAACGTGGAAAAATCACCAACCGATACAGATCGGTTGGTTCCACAGTTGTCTGAATCTCCTAAACAGCCTAACAGAAGCTCCTTGCCTAAGCTTATGTTCGCCGAGTGGCTTTCGCTTGACAGCTTTTCAAGCTTAAGTGAGGCAATAATGGCTTCCAAGGATCAAAACAATTCCAGCTTCATGGATAATTTCATGCAAGGTTGTTTTTTGAATGAGGGAACATTATTTGGTAATAGTGAGTATCGCAATTCCCCATTGAACGATGCCTCCCCTGAAGACATGTTCAGTCCACAGTTTAAATTCGAATGCCATAGTTCAGGAAATGATCAGTTTGTTGATTTTAGCTCTGGAGAGGATATTTGTAGTGAATTCAACATGAAGAACGATTTGAAGTATATATATGAGTATTGAGCACTGAGCAGGGGGACAGGTTTTCAGATAACTTCAAGGAAGAATAATCTCTAATTTGACTTCATATGATAATTAGTTTGGCTTTCAAGGGAAATTACTTGACCTGCTATTTTTATCGGTGTAATTAGTGGTTATTCTTCCTTGGAAATTGCTCTTGGAGAAACCATCAGCTATTTGTTTCAAAAATAAACAATCCATGCAATTTCTATTTATCTCTTTGTGCTTTTTGCTTATTTTCACAGTTAATTTAGGCTAGGatgtaattataaaaataattgtttTTAAATGAGGCACAGAATTTCAAAATTAATAGAaaacaataaaataattaaataaaaattataaaatataaaatttatcgaataagattttttttatttatattttatttattataaatttaagatataatatatataataaaatttatttattaaatatataaattttatataattttattttaaatttataataaattaaatttaaataaaaaaaatttttcataaCAAACGATATTCAAACAAGTCATTATCAGTAGAGAAATTAAATGCAAGACTGCTAGAAAATGCTTAAAGTAATTAATTTCCCTCGTAAGAGACAATTGGGTCATATTCATTTTCTTTATCAATTCATTGAAGAAAGTATGTGGGGGTTAAGGAAGATTAGATGGATCGAGTTTGCATGTTATGTAATAATCAAGACTCAACATTTAAGACTCGCTGTCAACTGGGGCTTTGAGCGATGAATCTTTCGGCGGACGGATCCCCTTGGCTCCAAaaggatagagagagagagagagagagagagagagagcgcagGGGAAGGGGAGTAGGAGATTTGCCCCATAATTCAATGTGGGTACAGTGATAAGAATTTTAACGAGGAAGGTGATTTAATGAGTCCATCTCATTTTCGGCCCCGTACGCATGTCAGGCCCCAATCGTGGGTTCACTTTATAGGATTAATTAATtgcattaaaagcataataaattattcaatgtctttttttttaatttattttctttaataagtgtcttatatttaaagaaattatttattttttaataaataaaataattataaaacttAACTtgcattaattaattataattaaataattaaattaaataaataaaataaaattattttaataaaaataattttgattcgattggtaattataaaaaatatatttttattaataatatattttttataatataattttgttaatgatatttaatttgtaattattatttattaataataaatcatttttgttattttttataaataaaagatgattaaaaatattttatatcattaatataaatatatatatatatattttaattcaattataattaatatctaaaTGAATATTTTCAATTCTAATTAAATTCAGTTTTTTctcaactttaatttaatttaattaatatttttaaattaatttaaattttaattaatttaaaatttaatttaattaattgaatgttCACCTCCTACCTAACTCCATAAATAATTGAAGGCAAGCACATTACCCATATTCTTAGATTTGTCTCTTCTCAATTGACTACCACTTGTTCTAATCATGACATCTAgattactttaattaaaattaaaattgaattaattaaaatagaattgaaattcatcaatttattttattttattaaagctAAAGTTTCAAGAGAACTAAAATTCCTCATATTTATAAGCTCTGCGTCTCATATATTATTACTTTTAAATTGATATGTATTTCAATTCTATgtgatttttaataaaaaattaaattactaatataataaaaaaatattactattaaatcttttattttagtgaaattaatgaGTTAAGTTTCtatgttttgaaaaatatatttctaGATAaagttataattttgttgtgaataataaatttgatttaaatttaagtattttcatttaattctttaaatattatttttgtattttatgtaTTCAGAAACAATATTTGATTAAATATCACTTGTTCTAAATCTCAAGGTGATCAAGATGATAATCTAAGAAAATTGAtttccaataaaaaaaaatacaaaaatgatACTCAaagaatttaatgaaattatacttaaataacaaaaaaatgtaaatttagatttaattttcacacaataaaatttttatttttcattataatatattttttaaatacagagatt encodes:
- the LOC110658394 gene encoding transcription factor LAF1, encoding MGCRSSDKPKPKPKHRKGLWSPEEDQRLRNYVLKHGHGCWSSVPINAGLQRNGKSCRLRWINYLRPGLKRGMFSLQEEETILTLHRLLGNKWSQIAQHLPGRTDNEIKNYWHSHLKKKVLKADQAMEEANTSSDNLEPNSPNKLTITQTPNYESLLMNVEKSPTDTDRLVPQLSESPKQPNRSSLPKLMFAEWLSLDSFSSLSEAIMASKDQNNSSFMDNFMQGCFLNEGTLFGNSEYRNSPLNDASPEDMFSPQFKFECHSSGNDQFVDFSSGEDICSEFNMKNDLKYIYEY